From Mangifera indica cultivar Alphonso unplaced genomic scaffold, CATAS_Mindica_2.1 Un_0001, whole genome shotgun sequence, the proteins below share one genomic window:
- the LOC123205028 gene encoding pleiotropic drug resistance protein 3-like has protein sequence MAQYVGTDEIESVRIGLSELSRSLKSSLRRKTSSSYRGSRKDDDRKLVSDVEIAQQWASIERLPTVDRLKASLFDKEGEGKIAGGEGKRVVDVTKLAPVERRVFIEKLIKHIEHDNLKHLRKIRERIELVGLESPIIEVRYKSLNVEADCEIVHGKPLPTLWNSLKSSLLVLPKLIGLKSNQTKITIINDISGIIKPRRMTLLLGPPGCGKTTLLKALSGNLAKSLKVTGEVSYNGYQLDEFVPQKTSAYISQEDLHIAEMTVRETLDFSARCLGVGNRGDMMMELSKREKEAGIVPDPDVDTYMKAISAKGQKTTLQTDYVLKLLGLDICADTLVGDEMRRGISGGQKRRLTTGEMVVGPKKALFMDEISNGLDSSTAYQIVACLQQLVHIMDATVLISLLQPAPETFELFDDIILMAEGKVVYQGPRDQVVEFFEDCGFSCPQRKGVADFLQELNVISRKDQAQYWHRTEYAYNYVSVDMFCQKFKESPLGKKLDEDLSVLYDKSKSHKDALSFNVYSLSKWQLLRACMSREYLLLKRNYFLYVFKTTQIIIIATITMTVFLRTRMDIDVLHATYYMGALFYGLMILLVDGIPELSLTTARLPVFFKQKELYFYPAWAYAIPATILKIPLSVIESVTWTCLTYYVIGYSPEAKRFFCQLILLFAVHLTSISMFRFLASVCQTLNAAMTAGGFALLVVLIFGGFVITHPSMPGWLKWGFWVSPLSYGEIGLSVNEFLSPRWQKKLPTNTTIGTQVLESRGLNFDEYYFWIALGALFGLALLFNFGFILALSFLKPPGSSSHVMISQEKLAKIQGSQDSNDDKLVEEKSKNSPTKGGMVLPFEPLSVVFENVNYYVDIIGEKKKLQLLSDVTGALRPGVLTALMGVSGAGKSTLLDVIAGRKTTGYIEGEIKIGGYPKVQETFARVSGYCEQTDVHSPQITVEESLIFSAWLRLSPEINAKTKTEFVNQVLEIIELDEIKDDLVGVPGVSGLSTEQRKRLTIAVELVANPSIIFMDEPTSGLDARAAAIVMRVVKNVVETGRTIVCTIHQPSIDIFESFDELILLKRGGRVSYTGPLGRNSCRLIEYFEAIPGVPKIRNNYNPATWILELTSPSSEVELGVDFAQIYTDSALYNHTKALVRELSTPPPGSKDLHFPTRFAQSGWVQYTSCLWKQNLSYWRSPSYNLFRLVHTVIASLLFGVLFWDHGKEIDTQQSLFNIFGAFYVSVIFMGINNCSTAIPSIATERNVMYREKFAGMYSPWAYSFAQVTVELPYLCLQAIIYVIITYPMIGFYWSVYKVFWVFYAMFINMTYYNYLAMLLVALTPTHMAASILSSVFYTFFNLFSGFLIPEPQIPKWWVWLYYLIPTSWTLNGLITSQYGDINKKITVYGEIKSISTFLKDYFGFHHDRLSITGVVLLIFPLAIASLFAICIGRLNFQKR, from the exons ATGGCGCAGTATGTAGGAACAGACGAGATAGAGTCGGTGAGAATCGGCCTATCAGAACTCAGTAGAAGCTTAAAGTCTTCTCTAAGGCGTAAGACATCTTCAAGTTATAGAGGCAGTAGGAAGGATGACGACCGGAAGCTTGTTTCCGACGTTGAAATTGCTCAACAATGGGCTTCCATTGAGAGACTTCCGACCGTTGACAGGCTTAAGGCTTCATTGTTCGATAAGGAGGGAGAAGGGAAGATTGCGGGTGGTGAGGGAAAGAGGGTGGTTGATGTTACGAAGCTTGCTCCGGTTGAGAGGCGTGTGTTTATAGAGAAGCTTATTAAGCATATTGAGCATGATAATCTTAAGCATTTGAGGAAGATCAGAGAAAGAATTGAACT AGTTGGATTGGAATCACCGATTATAGAGGTGAGATATAAGAGTTTGAATGTGGAAGCTGATTGTGAGATTGTTCATGGAAAGCCCCTCCCAACTCTATGGAATTCTCTTAAGAGTTCGCTTTTG GTCCTCCCGAAGCTTATAGGTTTAaagtcaaatcaaactaaaataacCATCATTAATGATATCAGTGGCATCATTAAACCAAGAAG GATGACTCTTCTGCTGGGTCCCCCAGGTTGTGGGAAGACCACCCTTTTAAAGGCTCTCTCAGGGAATCTTGCCAAGTCTCTGAAG GTGACAGGGGAAGTTTCCTACAATGGTTACCAGTTGGATGAGTTTGTTCCTCAGAAAACATCAGCTTATATAAGCCAAGAGGATTTGCATATAGCAGAAATGACTGTGAGGGAAACACTTGACTTTTCTGCTCGATGCCTTGGTGTTGGAAACCGAGGAG ATATGATGATGGAGTTGagtaaaagagagaaagaggcGGGTATTGTTCCAGATCCAGATGTAGATACTTACATGAAG GCAATTTCTGCCAAAGGACAAAAAACAACCCTTCAAACAGATTATGTTTTAAAG CTCCTTGGACTTGATATCTGTGCTGACACATTGGTGGGAGATGAGATGAGAAGAGGTATCTCTGGAGGTCAAAAAAGGAGATTGACTAcag GAGAGATGGTTGTCGGCCCCAAAAAAGCCctatttatggatgaaatatcAAATGGTTTAGATAGTTCAACTGCATATCAGATTGTTGCTTGTCTGCAGCAGCTGGTGCATATTATGGACGCTACTGTATTGATTTCACTTCTTCAGCCCGCTCCAGAAACCTTTGAACTCTTtgatgacatcattttgatggCGGAAGGGAAGGTTGTGTATCAAGGACCACGCGATCAAGTTGTAGAATTTTTTGAGGACTGTGGATTCAGTTGTCCTCAAAGAAAAGGTGTAGCAGACTTTCTTCAGGAGCTAAAT GTGATATCTAGAAAAGACCAAGCGCAATACTGGCACCGAACTGAATATGCTTACAATTATGTTTCGGTAGATATGTTCTGTCAGAAATTCAAAGAATCTCCTCTTGGTAAGAAGCTTGATGAGGATCTCTCAGTGCTGTATGATAAATCCAAAAGCCACAAGGATGCTCTTTCCTTCAATGTGTATTCTCTTTCTAAGTGGCAACTACTTAGAGCTTGCATGTCGAGGGAATATCTTCTcttgaagagaaattattttcTCTATGTATTCAAAACAACCCAG ATTATTATCATTGCAACTATTACCATGACTGTATTTTTGCGGACTCGGATGGATATTGATGTTCTTCATGCAACTTACTACATGGGTGCCCTGTTCTATGGACTCATGATACTTCTCGTTGATGGTATTCCAGAGTTGTCTCTGACTACAGCAAGACTTCCAGTGTTCTTTAAACAGAAAGAATTGTACTTTTACCCGGCTTGGGCTTATGCAATTCCAGccactattttaaaaattcctCTTTCAGTAATTGAATCTGTGACATGGACATGCCTTACTTACTATGTCATTGGGTACAGCCCTGAGGCCAAGAG gtttttctgtCAGCTCATTCTACTTTTTGCTGTCCACCTTACCTCTATATCAATGTTTCGGTTTTTGGCATCAGTTTGTCAGACTCTGAATGCTGCTATGACAGCCGGTGGTTTTGCATTATTAGTAGTCCTAATATTTGGTGGTTTTGTTATCACACATC CTTCCATGCCTGGGTGGTTGAAGTGGGGTTTTTGGGTTTCCCCTCTGTCATATGGAGAGATAGGCCTCTCTGTAAATGAATTTCTTTCTCCCCGATGGCAAAAG AAGCTGCCCACAAACACTACCATAGGGACGCAAGTACTTGAAAGTCGTGGGTTAAACTTCGATGAATATTATTTCTGGATAGCATTGGGTGCCTTGTTTGGCCTTGCTTTACTGTTCAACTTTGGGTTTATCTTGGCCTTAAGTTTCTTAAAGC CTCCTGGATCATCTTCTCATGTGATGATTTCACAAGAAAAGTTGGCTAAGATTCAAGGAAGTCAAGATTCCAATGATGATAAACTTGTGGAAGAAAAGTCTAAGAATTCTCCTACGAAAG GTGGGATGGTCTTACCTTTTGAGCCCTTATCAGTAGTTTTTGAGAATGTGAATTATTATGTTGACATCATTGGG gagaagaagaaactcCAACTACTTTCTGATGTTACTGGTGCATTAAGGCCTGGTGTTCTTACGGCATTAATGGGTGTTAGTGGAGCTGGAAAATCTACTCTTTTAGATGTTATTGCTGGAAGAAAAACAACTGGCTATATTGAGGGGGAAATAAAAATTGGTGGGTATCCGAAGGTTCAAGAAACATTTGCAAGAGTTTCAGGTTACTGTGAGCAAACTGACGTACATTCTCCTCAAATCACTGTAGAAGAATCTCTTATTTTCTCTGCTTGGCTACGTTTGTCTCCTGAGATTAATGCAAAAACTAAGACA GAATTTGTTAATCAAGTCCTTGAGATCATTGAGCTTGATGAAATTAAAGATGACTTAGTTGGCGTACCAGGCGTTAGTGGTCTATCAACTGAGCAACGTAAGCGGCTCACCATAGCAGTTGAACTTGTTGCCAATCCCTCTATAATCTTTATGGATGAACCTACAAGTGGTTTAGATGCACGAGCAGCAGCAATTGTCATGCGAGTTGTGAAGAATGTGGTTGAGACAGGGAGGACAATCGTTTGCACTATTCACCAACCAAGCATTGACATATTTGAATCATTTGATGAG TTGATTCTTTTGAAAAGGGGTGGACGAGTCAGCTACACTGGACCATTGGGAAGGAATTCATGTAGGCTTATAGAGTATTTTGAG GCAATCCCTGGGGTGCCAAAGATTAGAAATAATTATAATCCTGCAACATGGATATTAGAGCTCACATCTCCATCCTCAGAAGTTGAACTTGGTGTAGACTTTGCCCAAATATACACAGATTCTGCTTTATACAA TCACACGAAGGCTCTTGTGAGGGAATTGAGTACTCCACCACCTGGTTCAAAAGATTTGCATTTCCCAACCCGCTTTGCACAAAGTGGTTGGGTGCAATACACATCTTGTCTATGGAAGCAGAACTTGTCTTATTGGAGAAGTCCGTCATACAACTTATTCCGACTTGTGCACACAGTTATAGCATCTTTGCTTTTTGGTGTACTGTTTTGGGACCATGGAAAGGAAAT AGATACCCAGCAGAGCTTATTCAATATATTTGGCGCATTTTATGTTTCGGTGATATTCATGGGCATCAATAACTGCTCAACTGCTATACCCTCTATTGCAACAGAGCGCAATGTCATGTACCGAGAAAAATTTGCTGGAATGTACTCTCCCTGGGCTTATTCATTTGCACAG GTGACAGTTGAGCTTCCTTACTTATGTCTTCAAGcaattatatatgtaatcatCACCTATCCGATGATTGGATTTTATTGGTCGGTGTATAAGGTCTTCTGGGTGTTCTATGCAATGTTTATTAATATGACGTACTACAATTATCTTGCAATGCTACTTGTGGCATTGACGCCAACTCACATGGCTGCTTCAATTCTTTCCTCCGTTTTTTACACCTTCTTTAATCTGTTTTCCGGGTTTCTTATTCCTGAACCG CAAATTCCAAAATGGTGGGTCTGGTTGTATTATCTGATTCCTACTTCATGGACACTAAACGGTTTGATCACATCACAATATGGAGATATCAACAAGAAAATTACTGTGTATGGAGAAATAAAAAGCATATCGACCTTCCTAAAAGATTATTTCGGTTTTCACCATGATCGCTTATCTATTACGGGTGTCGTTCTTCTAATCTTTCCTCTTGCTATTGCCTCTCTTTTCGCAATTTGTATCGGACGGTTGAACTTCCAGAAAAGGTGA